A region of the Deltaproteobacteria bacterium genome:
CGCATCCGGTGAGACAATCTATGAGGTTAACGAGCAGAAGTTTGGCCATCTGCGTGCTTGGGGAACAACGGCACAAGGAATTTACCGCCTAGGCGACACTATTCAGTACAAGTTTTATCTGCGTAACCAGGACTTAAAAACTCTCACCCGCGCGCCGCGCGCCAGCTATACACTAGAAATCTTAGATCCCACGAGCAAGGTTGTCGAAATGCTAAAGGATATTACGCTTTCCGAGTTCGGCTCCTATGATGGCGAATTTGCCGTTCCCAAGACAGGCGTAGTTGGTTGGTATCAGTTCCGCTTGACTTCGGATTTTGCCAAGAAAACAAACGCGGATCAAATGGAGGATCTTAATGCTAACTGCTCCGGCGAAAGCGAAGAATGCAATATCTCGTGGCTACCAATGCGGGTGCTAGTAAGCGATTTTACCCCCTCGGCCTTCAAGGTAACTAACGAATTAAGTGGCGATCTATTTACTTCCCAACAGGAGATAAAAGTATCAACGACAGCAACACTGCACTCTGGGAGAGCATACACCGACGCATCTGTGCGGATTACGGCCGTCCTAGAGGCCCTGCCGTTTTTCTCACGCCATCCGCTAGCCAGTGGTTTTTTGTTTACAAATGAGAGTGAAAGCAGGACGAGCCAACAAGTATTTCAGAAAATAGATCAACTCGATAATCGTGGAGAGGCTAGTCACTCGTTTACTCTCGCCAAACCAAATATCCTCTACGGCAAGCTATTGGTGGAGAGTGCGGTTCAAGACGATCGCGGAAAAAATATCTCCACCCGAAGCCAAGCAGAGTTTGTGGGTGTGAATCGCTTCGTCGGAATGCGTTCTTCACGCTGGCTTTTTACTGCCCAGGAGCCAGCTTCTGTTGACTACATTGTGGTAGACGAGCGCGGCAATCCCGTCGCTGGGACCAATGTCGACATCAAGATTGAGCGAAAGGTTACCAACGCTGCAAGAGTAAAGGGTGCAGGTAACGCCTATACGACTAGTTTCACCACTGAGTGGAAGGAGGAAGCGAATTGCAGTGGGCTTTCGGAGGATGCGCCACTTGCCTGCGGGTTTACGCCAGCAGAAGCTGGAAGTTATCGCCTGACTGCTAGCATAAAGGATACCAAAAGCAACTCTCAGTCGTGTCGACTAGACATCTGGGTGGCGGGCAAGGATTATGTGCTGTGGGATGAGCCCAGTGATTCGCATTTGCAAATCGTTCCGGAGAAGACCATCTACCGCGTGGGCGACACCGCCCGATACCTGATTAAAAATCCCTATCCCGGAGCCCAAGCACTCATAACTATAGAGCGTTATGGCGTTATCGACTATTTTGTTAAGCGGCTCGATGGCAACACTCCGGTCGTAGAATTCCCGATTCAGTCGGATTACCTGCCCGGCTTCTATCTCTCCGTTTTGGTCGTGTCCCCGCGCGTTGAAAAGCCCCCAGCAATGGGACAGGTGGATCTCGGCAAGCCAGCGTTTCGTTTGGGCTATCTATCTGTTCCAGTAAAGGATTCGCATAAAGAACTGCAGGTGACAGCTACGGCAGATAAGGAAGTGTACAGACCGCGGGAAACACTAAGAGTAAGTCTGCACGTCGAGCCGAAGGTTCCCTCTGGCAAGACCGAAGCCACGGAATTAGCAGTAACCGTCCTGGATGAGGCAGTGTTCGATTTACTAGCTAGCGGTAAAAGTAACTTTGATCCGTATGAGGGATTTTATAAGTTGGACAACCTGGATCTTAGAAACTACAGCCTCTTAACTCGCCTGGTAGGACGGCAGAAATTCGAGAAAAAGGGGGCCAATGCCGGTGGAGACGGCGGAGCAAATTTATCTCTGCGGCATCTTTTTAAGTTTGTTAGCTATTGGAATCCATCTATTATGCCGGATAAAAACGGTAACGCCACTATTGAATTCCAAGCACCCGACAATCTTACCGGCTGGCGCGTTCTAGCCATTGCTAGCACTGCGACGGACAAAATGGGCTTAGGCGATACTAATTTTAAGGTCAACCGTCCTACTGAGGTTCGACCGGCAATGCCAAATCAAGTTCTAGAAGGAGATCAGTTTAGTGCTAGCTTTAGCGTAATGAACCGGAGCGACCACAAGCGCACGCTGGACGTAAGCATTGATGCCACAGGGAATATCGATAGCACCAAGGGTTCGAGCAAGCACGACGAAACCCTAGAGTTAGAACCTTATCAGCGCCACACGGTCGTAATGCCCGTTGCTGTCAGTTCGGTTGATCCTAAAGATAAGCGCATGCAGGGAGAAATACTCTTTCGGGTGCGAGCTGGGGACGAGGTCGATACGGACGGCATTGTGCACACAATTCCCGTGAGAAAACTCAGAACTCTAGAGACAGCTGCAAATTATGCCAGTACCGACTCTAACCACGCTGAGGAGCAAGTACTTTTTCCAACTGACATACATACTGACAGAGGTGGAATAAGCGTAGTGGTTTCACCTAGCGTAATTGCTGGTATCGAAGGCGCATTTAGATACCTAAAGAATTATGCGTATAACTGCTGGGAGCAGATCCTAACCAAGGGCACTATGGCTGCGCACTACAACGCCTTAAGCGATTACATGGCGGCGGATTTTAAATGGGACGAGAGTAGGACTCTACCAAAAAAAACATTGGAGGCGGCAGCTAACTTTCAGGCGCCTAACGGAGGAATGGCGTTTTATATACCCATGGATCAGTATGCCGATCCGTACCTAAGCGCCTACACCGCTTTAGCCTTTAACTGGCTGCGCAAAGCTGGCTACACAGTCCCTCAACAAATTGAGTCGAAGCTTCATGGATATTTACTGGAGCTGCTTAGGCGAGATATCGCGCCGACGTTTTATTCCGCAGGCATGAGTTCCACGATTAGGGCGGTGGCTCTGGCGGCTTTAGCGGAACACGGCAAAATAAAGCCGGAAGACCTGGAGCGCTACAAATCTCATCTGCCTCAAATGAGCCTATTCGGAAAAGCGCACTACCTCCAGGCATTACATGCCCTAAATGGAAACGGCACAGCGGTGCGCGAGGTCGTGCAGCTCATATTAGCTCATGCGAACCAAACCGGCGGGAAGTTTATTTTTAACGA
Encoded here:
- a CDS encoding large extracellular alpha-helical protein, which codes for ASGETIYEVNEQKFGHLRAWGTTAQGIYRLGDTIQYKFYLRNQDLKTLTRAPRASYTLEILDPTSKVVEMLKDITLSEFGSYDGEFAVPKTGVVGWYQFRLTSDFAKKTNADQMEDLNANCSGESEECNISWLPMRVLVSDFTPSAFKVTNELSGDLFTSQQEIKVSTTATLHSGRAYTDASVRITAVLEALPFFSRHPLASGFLFTNESESRTSQQVFQKIDQLDNRGEASHSFTLAKPNILYGKLLVESAVQDDRGKNISTRSQAEFVGVNRFVGMRSSRWLFTAQEPASVDYIVVDERGNPVAGTNVDIKIERKVTNAARVKGAGNAYTTSFTTEWKEEANCSGLSEDAPLACGFTPAEAGSYRLTASIKDTKSNSQSCRLDIWVAGKDYVLWDEPSDSHLQIVPEKTIYRVGDTARYLIKNPYPGAQALITIERYGVIDYFVKRLDGNTPVVEFPIQSDYLPGFYLSVLVVSPRVEKPPAMGQVDLGKPAFRLGYLSVPVKDSHKELQVTATADKEVYRPRETLRVSLHVEPKVPSGKTEATELAVTVLDEAVFDLLASGKSNFDPYEGFYKLDNLDLRNYSLLTRLVGRQKFEKKGANAGGDGGANLSLRHLFKFVSYWNPSIMPDKNGNATIEFQAPDNLTGWRVLAIASTATDKMGLGDTNFKVNRPTEVRPAMPNQVLEGDQFSASFSVMNRSDHKRTLDVSIDATGNIDSTKGSSKHDETLELEPYQRHTVVMPVAVSSVDPKDKRMQGEILFRVRAGDEVDTDGIVHTIPVRKLRTLETAANYASTDSNHAEEQVLFPTDIHTDRGGISVVVSPSVIAGIEGAFRYLKNYAYNCWEQILTKGTMAAHYNALSDYMAADFKWDESRTLPKKTLEAAANFQAPNGGMAFYIPMDQYADPYLSAYTALAFNWLRKAGYTVPQQIESKLHGYLLELLRRDIAPTFYSAGMSSTIRAVALAALAEHGKIKPEDLERYKSHLPQMSLFGKAHYLQALHALNGNGTAVREVVQLILAHANQTGGKFIFNEELDDSYSRILASPLRENCTILSALVALAKRADTRELVQDVPTKLMRTIAQARKNRDHWENTQENMFCMQALMDYSRSYETAKPNMSVQVAIDQEIFGKATFKNLQDKPKTFERAIRASDLGRKGSVAVTRQGSGRVYYATRLQYADLNSLEAEANAGIEIHREYSVMRDDEWKLLTNPYRISRGELVRVDIFLSLPAARHFVVVDDPVPGGLEPVNRELATASLVDAASGDYRAAGGSLWFKFNDWSEYAVSRWSFYHQELRHDAVRFYSDFLPAGNYHLSYTAQAIAEGNFYARSVHAVEMYDSDVLGRGAGGKLEVLAQP